taaattatacaatatattGAACGGTTTGTCATCCATCCAATAATAAGTCATAATTCATGCTAactaattcattaattatgattattgcTGTTGTTGGATAAATTATTAAGTTTGTATACATAttccaaaatgaaaattaaatctCTTATTTGAAATTCATGTGAAAATGCAAACCTCTCTCTATTGCTTCggtttgaaaaaaacaaaaagagagagagagagagagagagagagagagagagagagaatgttGTGCCTCTTAAGTTTGTTTTATTGTGTTATTTAAAaagaagatatatttttttattgataatatcaaataaaatctatGTAGTACTTTTTATATTAGATTCAGTGTTGTAATTGTGTTTTTGGTGACATATGTagttcttgttttgttttttggtgACATATGTACTTGACCCAAAAATTCAACCTAATgttttcttatcaattttttttaaacttctaTATGTATATGGATAAACATGGGAACAATAATTCAAGTGagaaaatattcatcaataaacatTGTAAAATTGATGAATACTAAACATGGAAGAAAAATCAACTAAAGAAACTAGTCCATCACAtggaaaattcaataaaatgaatttaatactcaaatatcaaatcaaattattgaTTATACCTTATAGTTTTAGCAAATATCATACAGTGACATAATTCTGACAGGAACAACAGCATTAGATTAAGCACTGAGCATTTGTTACAAAATTTGCCCTTTTCATACAAAGTTTTGTGGGGTTTTAGGAGTATGTGGTGCTGAAGCCCCCTCAGTATGTTAGTGGGTAACAGAAAGGATTTAACTAAATCTGGTCTTCCAtgatatacataatttattccGTATAGCAGTACAAAAATGGATGTGCagtgaaataaaagaaaacttcaatgtgtgtgtgtgtgtatatatatacatatatatatacacacacactaTGTTTTAATTGAGAGATCTTTGAGCTGTTGAGGATCGACCTCAGAAGGTGATCTGGTTAGGGCACACTGTGCAGTGGTTGTTTTTGGAAAAGCAATGACATCTCTGATGGAATTAGCACCAGCCAACAGCATAACCAATCTGTCCAAACCATAAGCTATGCCACCTACACAACAATTACTAATGAATTAACTAACTAATTAACTCATTCTATAAACTGATTTCAGAATTACCATACCATGTGGTGGAGCTCCCATGTCAAGTGCTTCCAGAAGATATCCAAACTTTGCTTCAGCCTGAAACAAATCACATGCCAGTTATATGGTTGTACTGCTGTCAAATTATCAGAGAAATAATATACTTTCAGTTCTCATAAATTTGTAGATAGCATTGAGATGCCAACAATTTCCAAATAAATGAAGATAACAAAGTCATAGTTATTATTTCAGATTAACGTCCACTAACCTGCTCCATTGAGATGCCAACAATTTCTAAAACCTTTTGTTGTATGTCACGTTTATAAATTCTCAGACTTCCCCCACCAATCTGACAAAAAAAATAGGCTCAAACTAATAATACTGTTACTAACACAGATTTCAGTGGTCAAACCATCACTGTCACAGCTTATAGAGAGGAAAGTACAGAAATGAATCTCAAATACCTCCACCCCATTGTAAACCATGTCATAAGCTAAAGCACGAGCAGATGCAAGGTCATTCATGTCTTCAGGATTTGGTGCAGTAAAAGGATGATGAAGAGCCTGCATTAAAGcatatttaagaataataacaaaaaacagAAATGATGTTATGTACCGCCAGACACTTTACTTGGACATAGCATATTTTCCCCAATATCAAAATATCAAGCACAGAGTACAGGCCCTCCTGCTGAATTATCATTCAATTATTCAATTCTTTGTTGATGAGAAGAAAATTGCCAATTCACACATTGACATAATTTCAAAGAGAGAGGATCAGCAAAGATTATATTGAGAAAGAACAATCACACAATTTCAGAAATAAACATTACTAATGTTGAATAATACACTGTCAGTTGCTATTTAAAGAACAGACCTCCAGCCTCTGCTCTGGATCATTCCACTCAAACATTGGAAAATCAGTTATCCACAAAATTGAATGCCTGTCCTAGAAActcaaacaaaataatgttaGAGAAAGAAATAGCTGAGAAAGAGCAccttttttctctaaaaaaacaCTAACTTACATGGTCAATCAAACCTAGATCATGGGCCACATAAACTCTAAGACGGTCTAAAGTTTTATTTACAGAGGCATGATGACCCACTGCAAATAGAATGAGGTCACTTGGTCCAGCAGAGCATCGCCTTATTAAATTCTCTCTAGTTGTAGGGTCCATACTTGATACTAAAGCAGAAATTCCCTCCATGTTCCCTAAAATCAAAGGTTAACACCACAGAAGATGGAATATAATAAATAtctctcaaaaacaaaaataaattattaatagcaaaattatcttttaccaTCATCCAAGACCTTAAGAAAGGGTAAACCCTTTGCACCAGATTTGAGTGCTTCACTGTAAATGTCACCCTTTTTAAGAGCTGAATTTGAGTACTTTTTTGTACCAGAAGGTACACAAAATACTTTGATAACTCCCCCACTTTCTAAGGAATCAGAGAAAACCTTGAACGAAGAACCTGAGAAAATGTCAGATACCTGCAGGTCCGGAAAAACCATATTACACAAAGATTCCTTAAGAAGCAAACATAGGTATCTTCTGCAATACAGGACAACAGAAAGATATAACAATTATCAAATCAAAGAGAATGGGGACACAAAATAGAGGATTGTCAACAAACAACGTACACAAGACACTACAGAAGTGCAATGGAGGAGGTAAAAGATAGATCATTACATCTTTTAACTCAAGATCAAATCTGGTATCTGGCCGGTCTGAACCGTATCTACTCATTGCTTCAGCATATGTAAGCCTAGGAAAAGGATTTGGTAACTCAACCCCCTTAATTTCAAAGAAAACCTGCAACAAATGTGCCCTATTTACACTTAGCACATTGAttagaaaatgagagaaaatggaaagaaagaaaatgaagaaaagagaaaatactaAAATTCATCAGGTTGTTTGGCTTGCAAGAAAAAGTGGAGAAAGAAAATGGGAATTgtcatttttgttgtttgttctAAGAGAAATAAGAGAATGATGAAAACTACAATTTGACAAATGACATCAGTGCTACTTTTCCAGCAACTTTACTACTGCtggttaaaaaaattcatcaattgttaaatttaaaaatccaTCATCATACCATCTATATCaaactaacaaaaaataaatatatcaactGATATAACCAAATTTTGGATGTAAAGGACTTCTGATCGCATCGGGTACACCAACAAAAAGGGTTACTATGAGGTtagttatataataaattatgaatgtCAATCAAAGACTTTACCTATGTGACTCACACTGCACCACTTAAAGTTCATTTGGGTCATCCAGCACCTCACTGTAAACTAGAAGATGCTGGTTTAATTTAGGAGGCGGGACTCACCctaagattttcttttctttcacttttctaTGATAAACCTAATAAGCTAAAATGAGCTTTTCgttttctcatatttttctttcttgttttcttctaaATCAAATAGTACATAAGTACTAAGTATATATGCTAATATTGGAGATGAATAACTTTAAAACAGACAACACGTTTTCTCCCCAATCAATCTGCCAATTGGCACACTCTTCCACGAAATCATCCTGGGTTACTCACCAATTAGCAATATGATCCAAAATTTAGCCATCTTTATGTAAAACCACATACATAAAATATCTATATCCAAAAAGTTTAGCTTAAAAAACTAATGTACCCAAGGACAAGAAGGTTCCTTGCCATACAAATGTATAACAAAGGGTCATTCAACACAGCCTTACCCTTACATAATCaaagaggttgttcttggatTCAAACCCATGACCAACTGATCATCGAGGCACAACTTAACCACTGCGACAGAATTTGCCTTTAAAAAATCGGCTTACTAAAGCAGAACTTTAGTTGGAGAAATAAAAGAAGCTCTTAATAAGATGGATAATGACAAAGTAATTTCCATTGATAATGTTCCTGTTGAAGTTTAGAAATATATTGAAGAACAAGGTATCATTTTGCTAGAAAAGCTATTTAATGAGATTTTTAGATCAACGAACATTGTGATGTTTTTCCACTAAAATTTGTCTTCAGTAACGGAATCCCTTCTATTTATATACCTTATTGCTCTGCTCGAAACTTCTACCTCAAATAACGATAACTCCcaagtttcaaaatattttataagccGTTGTTATAGAGGTCTCATTACAAATAGAATATAATCTAACCTTTCTAATGAGTTCTTCATTAAGTTTCAACATATCCTCGTAAGGAGTAAAGGCCATTTCCATATCTAGCTGTGTGAACTCAGGTTGTCTGTCAGCTCTTAAATCTTCATCACGAAAACATCTGCAAAACATAAATTGCATTTGATCCAAACAGAAAAGTCACATGCATGATAGTTGCTTCAATTTTACATCTGGTATGGCTTACAGAAATAAACATTGTATATTCTTAGTTTATATAGTCACTTAAAGAAATGCTTATTTTTATAGTGAAAAGGCACTACATGTGGGATAATAACACATTCTCATAAAGGAAGccaaacataagaaaaatatattacctTGCAACCtgataatatttatcaaaacCAGCTACCATCAACATTTGCTTAAATAGCTGAGGACTTTGTGGCAAAGCATAGAATGTTCCTGGCTTCATAATTCATGTGATCGTGAATCAACAAAACTATATCAAGTGGCTcacaaaaaatacataaaaagacTTATATTGATTTTCCAATTACTCTTTGCAATGTTTTGCTCTAAGATGTTACTCCagtagaataaaattattcagTAGCACAATGCAGACAAATAGCCAATACAGCTATTGTTTGAGAACTTTCAATCATGTTTTTCACTACCATAACATAAAAACTTAATTGCAAGGACATgtgacatttaaaaaaaaaaaagtcaataaaaCAACATCAGAAATTATGAAGGGCAAGGAATGCTTCGAACTGAGTGTTTTCCTGTTTGCATTCAGAGAGCAAACAACACAGATCACAGCCAGAAAGACTGCAAGAGCACATCTGCACATTAATATAATGCGTCATGTCTTGGCAAACAGGAAAGTGACTTGCAGTCATGGTATCACTGTCAAGTGATGCCaccatattatttttaaaatgcagGGAAGAGTTCAGAGACAAGCTTGATCTATGTGAACCTTAACATATTGCGTTTATGTGACCATGAACTTATTCCAGAGTGTCCCTTCCCCAAAATAATCTTGTggttataaaattatagtttttcttaGATATCAACGAGACATAATTAAGTTAACAAGGTGAATATTTTCATAGATAACTGTAGGAGTGGATGGGAGTTTATTGGGTAGTATTATACTGATATCTAATTGGTTGTAAAATTAACTCCAAATGATTCTAACTGTCATTTTTTTCCATGTTGTAGGATTTTggtattaaatataatatggaAAACGGTGAACCTGCACCAGAGGGAATTACTAACAAGATATATGAATTCACTACAACAATTAAGGAGTACCTGATTGCTGTAGATCTTCCAGACGTACTGCTCAAGACCTGGCTACAAATCTTcccccttttctttatttatatcatCTTGTTTTTAATTAAGACTGTACTTTTTTGTATCAATCTAACCCATATTTCCCATTCTCTGATTGTCTACCCAGGTGGATATCACCACAACAGGTGTTACAAACTTTACAGGCCCTGAAGGACCATTTGACGTTGAGGTTTTTGATTCAGCAAgtgattatataaaattgatgaagTAAGATTTTACAACTTCATTGTACACTCTGCatgaatacaaataatttttatgcagttggatttcttttttcatgtcATATCGTGATGACAATTGCCAATTGAGCTGCGAAACTGGAGAacattgaaagaagaaaatgtttaaatttgtcAAGCTGTATAGGTTTCTTTTAATAGAGTTTCCTGCCTTTTCCTTTTTGAGTATCCAGTTTGGTATCACATGAGGCAGTTGTTCTTACAACAagcaattcttttattttcttagtttaaTAAGATCATTAAATGTTCTATATCTGTACTTGCTTCTGCTGATTCAATCCTTTCTTACTCCATGCTTGAAATTTTGCaggtcaattttttattttgaatctaTCAAGAAACTGCTGTCCTCTCCTAAGTTCACTTTCTGGTATATTTTGGGGATGATGTTTAAACTTTGATATAGaacttttattagtttatttaattccAAACTTTATAGTAAAATTTCTTTAACTTCATTGTAGTTATGATGCACTTCATGGGGTTGCTGGAGCATATGCAAAGAGTATTTTTGTGGATGAAAGGAGAGGTGAACCGGCTATGTCTACATGACTAGGATAAAAGTCGCAGGGGGTTGGATTTGGTCTGACAGAAGCTAAATTGAGACTGCCTCACTCTACTGACAGGACAGGACCAATACTTTTAAGTTCCAAACTGGTGTTAGATTTCAGCTTTAAACCAATTGCCATTAAAGTGAAGTTGCCCAGCACTGGCAAACCAGGCACTTACTCTGAGCTATaggctctaataccatgttagaTTTCAACTTAAAACCAATTGGTATTGAGTGAAGTTGTCCAATATGCATATATGCCGCACTCCAAAACTTGAACCTGATGAGCAGGGACTTCCCAACACTAGATAGCCAATATTTTTAGAGAAATCTAACACTAGATTGTCCAAACTGAGCACCCTTATTGCTGACCAGGAGAAACccaactaatttaaaatattacatataaatcAATAGTTTGAAATGTATTGGACAAATTTTATGATCATAATCTCGAGCAACAAAAGGATAAACTAATAGTATTATGCACGAGTTGAAAAGATACAAATACCTGGATTCTTGATGGAACTAAATAATCCCGGGCACCTTCTGGAGTGGATCTAGACAGTATTGGAGTTTCAATCTATCTTATGACCAAAAAAAGCAAGATCAACACAAGATATCAAACACCAAACCACAAAGAACAGCAGGGGCGAGAAATACAATTAcaaaatgaagagagaaaataacTTAAGTGATGAACTCATAGGATAGTACCTCCACAAAACCATGAACATCTTCTAAATATCTTCGAATGAGTTTAACCACTTTATGTCGCAGCAATATGTTGAAATTCATTTGTTGCCGCCTCAGGTCAAGACACCGGTATCTGCAAAATGATTTATAAGCAATAGATCTCCCATACAGACATACAAGAAACAATGATGAATAGGTATAATGAAAAAAACTTGGATGGTTCAACCAAAAAATTCTTTCTACAAAAGCTAAAGataaatcaaatatttgatAACTAAATAAATGACTTTCTAGCGTGCAAATTTAGACCATAAAACTAACAGGAGAATTCCTTGAAGACCTAAACCCCATAAAAGTAAATGCACCAACAATGTGACTcgagaaaattaaagaataaaagttattttccATCAGATTGACgagtaaaaataataagattctAATCATTACCAAACTCTACAAGAAACCAAccaacatataaataaaataagcaatTGTGAGTATCATGTAACTTGACAGCTAGTTACCTCAAACGGATTTCTTCTTTAAGAGAATCTTTTGCATCATCTGCCGTAGTAACCAAGAATGGTAACTTTGAATTTACAGAGTTTAGCACTTGAACTCTACGAGCAGCAACCtgatacacacacatatatataaatcaaaagtggttgatataaataaatagaacattccaaacaaaaaagaaaaaaacagatcTTCAGAGTCCAGAAACCAATCACTTCTGTACAAAGCATTTATTCACAGAATAACAAGCAAGGAACATGGAGAAGTGTTggagaaaataaataagttaataagTAAAGAgctttcatatataaaataaaatcttcagGAAACAAATTGTTGCCAATTCAAtaccaaaatgaaatttaacCTTATTAATAATATGTACCTCGATGGAACCTGTTTTCATCTTCTTGTTGATTGACTCGCTTGGCCTAGACCTGACAACACCGTCAATGGCAACCACGTACTCAAGCCTCAGGTCATTGATAGCAGAATGGGCATCTGGAAATTCATCTGGAAGGGTTGTTACCTGAAATTCAAGCTTATTTAGAATACACACCAAGTACAATTACAAACAAAAGTAAAGGAGTAAATGCATAACAGAAAAGTACAAAAGAAGCATAGGTAAtacaaaaacatttttgaaaTGAATGAGGCTGAGTAAACATTCCGGTGCCAATAAAACTCCAAGGAAAACTTGATAAAGAAAACCAACTATTCGAAAACAGGCAAGTACCTGAACAATTCCACTATGGTCTCTGAGATTAAAAAATGTGAGGCCACCATGGACCCTGTGAAGAGCAACCCAACCACAAAGCTGGACCCTTTTTCCCACATCATTTGAAGACAATTCACCACATAATGCAGTCCTGTTGATCCACTCAAGGGATTCGGTGAGGGCCAAAGGTGGTTTAGCATTGGAAGTGAGTATTTCAGAAGCAGAAGGAAGTGGCTGTATTGAAGGGGTTGTGGAGGCAGAAACGGAAAACACTGTTCTGGTTCTGGAAAGTGGCAATAGAACTGTGTTGGAAACTCTGCATAGAAAAACTAAAGATGGTCTAGTGCGGGAGGTCATCAAAGGCAGAGCTTTAAGGAACAGGGACATGGTTGCTGATTttgtgtttataaaataaaaattagataacgGATACCCAGTAACGAATTTTCCTTGAGAACCCGTTGAAAGTTCAGAATTCAAACAAAAGATTCAGACTTTTAGAGGAAACagattggaaaataaaaataaaaaattgagaatttgtaaaaaagaaaaacactcaAATTTGAGCTAAGAGGAATAGTTACTCCCGCAGAACATAATGGGTGGAGACTGTGAATGGAGGAAAAAGAATAACTGTCGTATGTCCATTACCAGAAGatgaggaaaaaagaaagatgaagTACGGTAGAACACAATAGAGCAAAGCAGACTGCCAGGAGAGGGAGATAACAGATGAGATATTCTTTCACCTAAATGACCCAATATCAAGAGGGTGTTTCAGCCTGCACCTCCAACCTTTCATGTTGCACCTCTAAATTCCAGAAATGCCCTGTAATTAACGAAGgtaattatacattaatttcTGTTTGTTGAGGAATTCTGTGCATAGTGTTGAAAACCTTCCATTTGtcttgaaaatatattattacaaaaccCTATCCTACACCCCATTTCATTCATTACATCCCattcatttgaatttgttcttctcttccattttaattaaataattattaattatcttctattttaattagataattattaattcttaaaatataatttgtataaatttatttcagtgTTGTTGCTTGGCCGTGTTGATAAATTGACTTGAAAAGTAAAGTTAATGTGGGGTGCAAGAAGCAATTTCCCTTAATATATACACAAGGGCCCAAATAAGACGGGCCTAATAGGTATTTTGGAGTTATTTAGGATGAGGAATGTGTTTGAGCCTACCTTCTAGaatgcaagaaaaatattttttgcagtctggttttaattttataattaccttcataaataattatttctgtTTACTATCTTTCTTTTCGTGGATTTAATATACCATCTTTACTATTCTGGTCTTACTTTCATCctatttttatatgttgaatATGTAAGTGGAATATGACCTCAGCAAGCTACGTGTGATAGTCCAAATGATAAATagtgatttaatttaattaaatgaaattacattaaaataataactactAAGTAATTACTAAAacggaatatatatatatatatatatatatatatatatatatatatatatattgaggtATTGTgaaccctaaaataaaatattgcgGACATCTTCCATCATTTGTTGCTTGAAATTTATATTGTGTTTGGATCAGGGATGCAAATCTTGTACAAATGAGAAACGTGCGCCGCAAATAATACAAACATTATAATGGTACATCACTGCTTCCGTTTTCTCAATTTaaactattaatattaattatttcgttcaaaatatataaaaaaaaaagttgtgtataaaatatttaatttccatACTGTTCCGGTGCGAAGCCGAGTTACCAAACCTACACAATTTCTTCTCCCGAAATGTGTCCTCCACCAGTCCTCTTCCGTATCCAATGCGCCCGGAGGATACCTGCCAAAGGTACTCTGATGCTTAAGTTAGTTAGATTGTCCGATCGGATTTCtggatttagaagtaaatgCGCAATAAATGAACCTACTTACCTAGTATCTCTGACATGTATTTATAGTATTGGATATGGGCCTGGTATTAAGGTTATCCTAATCAAGGCCCAATTACAGCCCAATCACATTAAGCATGTGATTATCCTAATTATCTTAACCTTACCTTAGTCATGAAGACCGTTTGCCCTTTACCGTCCGGATCTCCTCATTTAGTTAGACCGGCCGTCCTGCGAGATAACCAATGTCTTTCTTCAGGTCTTTAGTGGATTAGTTTATCTTGACCAACAGACCGTCCGGTCTATTTCTCACGATCGAGCGGTAGTCTCTAGTACACATACAGatttaatatacaaaattttatatttccaaaTAATAGAACATGATATGATTATGCAATAAACACTGAAGTGaataatgaaatgaaagtgtaatgattaaaaaaaggaAGATAAGAGATGATTGGGGAGAGTGATTAGGAGTGTTGTAAACATCCGTGAGGCTACTATCTTTGCGCATGGagacatataaataaaaattatttgaataaattatagtAACAGTGAGTTGGTCTCGTGAAGCTTTGTTTTTATGTATGGTTTTTGTGGTTAAATAGGTACGTGGGATGTTGGTGATTTTTTTGTCTCATTCCGATTTTGGAAGCAGATTTGCTTATAGTCTTTTCATCTCAGTTAACTCCAAAACTCACAAAAGAGATATGCCAAACAATTTTCTTAACCCTCTCTGCACCTGTCACTCTCCTTTCTGCTTCTAATTTGCGTCTTCATCAACCATTCAATCATGCCATCAAACTCTTACACTCCATTCACATCTTTTTTTGCTTTATTATATTGGAATATATAATCTCAATCTTTTTTGCATTTAtctctttcaaaatttaagttttacgTTGCCAAAACAAACACTGTCACTTGGATGTAGGAGTCAAtccatttaaagaaaaactctgtattttatgaaaacacattaaatcaaactaaaattttgaagaaaaccaTTAAGCAATTGATACAAATCCTTAGACGAAAGGATTTATCAAGTCattcttaaattataatgaaaaaattctTTAATCATTTGGTGTTCGCGTTCCTAAATCATATAGCAAAGTTATTTACTTAGCAATGCTATAACTGTAGACAACATGctattgtttattttcttatttatttataaaaaaaaaaggtaaagtggaaatataatctatataatatttaaaaatataaatatattttccatttatCACTTATAACAATTAGTAGGAAGTTGTATGGGATGTCAACATGTTCTTGTTTATAAAATCCCCaaattaattatacaataaCAAAGCGACATACGATGATAAAATCCATACGAATAGGACAGAGTTAAATGGCTATGACTAAAATGAATGTATTAATactcattaataaattaaagaatacaCCGTTATTagactttgaatttttgttatatatagaaaaattgattcaatttagtGTTTTAATTGATAGTATATTCTACAATGATACTATAAGTTTTAtgtctttaaattaattttaagaaaatgttaaaataaacaCATTAGGGTtcgtgtatttttttttctaaaagactttaagttaataattttagtGAAATGGTATTCGTAAGTGATAATTTTACCTCAATTTTATAGTGAATACATGACTTTATAACATATGAAACAAGACAATTAAGACTAAGAGATAACAGCAAAGTATGCATTTATTAGTTCCTATATTCTGACCTAAAATGGACTAGAATAGTTATGGTCCTATAATTACCAcatatgaattattaattacttcAAACCTACATAACGTTTTcaagatttttataaaagaaattttcataatatattaaaataaagtttatttataaattacaaatgGCTTCAACTTTTGCAACCATCAAAACACAAATAACAGCAAACaatgaagatgaaaaataagTTAAGAATATTATGCTTTAGGAAAGCTAATGTTTGTCGAAAATATTGTTGCTCAAACATGGACTAGGTGTAGCGTAATGTCATTCATGCTATCATGATAATCTTAAGATGGCCAATGCCTCCCTTCGAAGTAAGACATCATCATTATTGTCCTTGCTTTAAGTGTTCttcctttgttttgtttaaGGAAAGATTTCTAAAATCCAACAACTTGTGAtttctatattttgtttaaaagggTTTTTCATGTGAATTTGGTTAATGTTATTTGCTGCTCTATGTATTTGATGTTGATTGCTTTGATTGGGATCAATCTAGAATAGTCATGAGTAGTTTGAATTAAAGCATAAAAACCATCGGTTATATCGAGTATTATGAATATaccgatatatatatatatatatatatatatatatatatatatatatatatatatatatatatatatatatatatatatatatataatttaaatatatattgtatatatttgaCACCCAAAAGAAAATTGTATATCTATACATAGATTTTGACATCctcaaaatatttgttgaatatttaCTACGGTTGTAACATATAGTTTTGTTTTAGTCCTTTATTTTgttcatgtttttttctttaatgtgtttgttttttaagatGAATTTGATGGGTTagatttgagtgaatttgagaagagAGGTGAAAGTAGAGTTGTTTAGAGTAAGTAATGATCTTgagaaagaattttaaatgaaagattTTGAAAGTTATTATGTAATGTGATgagtttgataaattaaaataaatattttaattaatgaaaatgaaaattatcattttacatctgatcataaaatataataataacaataataatattcaataataaaatataaaaagttatttaaaacattatataacaACAAATTgttgtattatttataaatattttagtttttcttaaaaagtaaaGTCTTTAGTATTGgagtttataatttaaatttacaatactTCAACAAATTTACATAAATTGTCAAGTTTGACTACGTTTTctcatataaaatttatgaaaccTAAACTCCAATAATGACGAGGTGCCATAAATGAAGGTTTAACATCAAAGTGCCATTATTATTGGAAGCCAATTCTTGAAAACCGACACAGTATGGTAGTAGCATAGCTTATATTGCGAAGATTAGTCAATTTCACTGTCCACTTATTATGGAACCTATCTGAgtattagttttgtttttaaa
This genomic stretch from Vigna radiata var. radiata cultivar VC1973A chromosome 7, Vradiata_ver6, whole genome shotgun sequence harbors:
- the LOC106766801 gene encoding aspartate--tRNA ligase, chloroplastic/mitochondrial, producing MSLFLKALPLMTSRTRPSLVFLCRVSNTVLLPLSRTRTVFSVSASTTPSIQPLPSASEILTSNAKPPLALTESLEWINRTALCGELSSNDVGKRVQLCGWVALHRVHGGLTFFNLRDHSGIVQVTTLPDEFPDAHSAINDLRLEYVVAIDGVVRSRPSESINKKMKTGSIEVAARRVQVLNSVNSKLPFLVTTADDAKDSLKEEIRLRYRCLDLRRQQMNFNILLRHKVVKLIRRYLEDVHGFVEIETPILSRSTPEGARDYLVPSRIQPGTFYALPQSPQLFKQMLMVAGFDKYYQVARCFRDEDLRADRQPEFTQLDMEMAFTPYEDMLKLNEELIRKVFFEIKGVELPNPFPRLTYAEAMSRYGSDRPDTRFDLELKDVSDIFSGSSFKVFSDSLESGGVIKVFCVPSGTKKYSNSALKKGDIYSEALKSGAKGLPFLKVLDDGNMEGISALVSSMDPTTRENLIRRCSAGPSDLILFAVGHHASVNKTLDRLRVYVAHDLGLIDHDRHSILWITDFPMFEWNDPEQRLEALHHPFTAPNPEDMNDLASARALAYDMVYNGVEIGGGSLRIYKRDIQQKVLEIVGISMEQAEAKFGYLLEALDMGAPPHGGIAYGLDRLVMLLAGANSIRDVIAFPKTTTAQCALTRSPSEVDPQQLKDLSIKT